One region of Wyeomyia smithii strain HCP4-BCI-WySm-NY-G18 chromosome 3, ASM2978416v1, whole genome shotgun sequence genomic DNA includes:
- the LOC129727332 gene encoding small G protein signaling modulator 2-like isoform X1, producing MSLHTDNIDFKEKLIAAVKKEVKQVMEEAVTKKYIHEESGSVTSLCAAVEACLSQGLRRRALGLFKTSSTTALLHKVAKHCPEAALISKKVQEIENNDPNKRSSSSSDSTNKPPILKKGSSHSVSTTTPPSTQPVIKYLWIRLALYEKKLSRIIDHLVSNATRYYDRDSLVADPDYGSILSSLLVGPCALDYSRAKTADHFWTDPPADELVQRHRISSVNPASPAIRRPMLNFKRSLHTSSEEGSMSSFKSNSLVSASKDYVESLHQNSRATLLYGKNNVQVLPKDASEPMPGYLSLHQTIQSLTIKWTPNQLMNGYTESENIDKSSYWNYALNVNVDEIVYVHCHQARGGDTGGTIILVGQDGVQRPPILFPEGGHMAAFLSCLETGLLPHGQLDPPLWSQRGIGRIFPWPHKSRRRPLPSLLEAATSDELPIDYVFRVVNKSNTEEFLATHSILDIGSTCPRYRAQLSSCSTNESSDCSSKSLSIDAMSIDSPNPVTNQSTSIALVCSTMKRQIISRAFYGWLAYCRHLSTVRTHLSGLVNGRITPDIGAEDGLTRARWEELHDEKGVVAADQEVYRLVYYGGVEHDIRKEVWPYLLGHYTFGSTPEERAELDENTKHYYETTMSEWLAVEAIVRQRDKEKTAVAVAKLSSGSGSMENKSKDGEMEDEMENEVFEENGFSDMSEPEVDDEEENSKAKQAKPCDEPEKADVERGEKQGSPNRLELPLSDHSKDMDSNKSSPSDSSYATVGNDFVDVADMLPVAMNVDEGSNETDTEIIANGQNGQEGDEEDEEEDEQESVQSSGHPRAVIVTDASIDVSMLNDAREQNNNMLESLPEEGGTAGVQLDALQEPKSTCVSPASSNGGIYSSELLESFGLNLHRIEKDVQRCDRNYWYFANENLDKLRNVICTYVWEHLDVGYMQGMCDLVAPLLVIFDDESLSYGCFCRFMERMIENFPNGGAMDMHFANMRSLIQILDSEMYDLMHAHGDYTHFYFCYRWFLLDFKRELIYADIFSVWETIWAAKHVASAHFVLFLALALLETYRDIILSNSMDFTDIIKFFNEMAERHNTPAVLKLARNLVLQLQTIIENK from the exons ATAATATTGATTTTAAAGAGAAACTGATAGCCGCCGTCAAGAAAGAGGTCAAACAGGTCATGGAAGAAGCGGTCACCAAGAAGTACATTCACGAAGAGTCCGGTTCGGTGACATCGCTGTGTGCCGCGGTGGAAGCCTGCCTTAGCCAGGGACTGCGAAGACGGGCTCTGGGTCTTTTCAAAACCTCATCGACCACGGCATTGCTGCACAAGGTGGCCAAG CATTGTCCTGAAGCGGCACTCATAAGCAAGAAGGTgcaggaaatagaaaataacgaCCCTAACAAACGTTCATCATCCAGTAGCGATAGCACGAATAAACCACCAATTTTGAAAAAAGGTAGCAGCCATTCGGTGTCAACGACGACTCCTCCGTCAACGCAACCAGTTATAAA ATATTTGTGGATTCGGCTGGCATTGTATGAGAAAAAACTATCCCGAATAATTGACCATTTGGTGTCCAACGCAACCCGATATTACGATCGAGATTCACTTGTTGCGGATCCAGACTACGGGTCAATACTGAGCTCCCTGCTGGTTGGACCTTGCGCGCTGGATTATTCCCGTGCCAAAACTGCAGACCACTTTTGGACGGATCCACCCGCGGACGAACTG GTCCAGCGTCACAGAATTAGCTCTGTCAATCCAGCGTCACCGGCCATCCGGAGGCCAATGTTGAACTTCAAGCGAAGTCTTCATACCAGCTCGGAGGAGGGCAGTATGTCATCCTTCAAGTCCAATTCGTTGGTGTCCGCTTCAAAGGACTATGTAGAATCTTTGCATCAGAACTCCCGTGCTACTCTATTGTACGGGAAGAACAACGTTCAAGTACTGCCA AAAGATGCCAGCGAACCGATGCCCGGTTACCTGAGTTTGCATCAAACCATCCAATCGTTGACCATCAAGTGGACTCCGAATCAGTTGATGAACGGCTACACGGAATCGGAGAATATTGATAAGAGTTCTTACTGGAATTACGCACTGAATGTAAATGTCGACGAAATTGTGTACGTTCACTGTCACCAGGCCCGGGGCGGGGATACGGGTGGCACAATCATCTTGGTGGGACAAGATGGCGTACAACGACCACCGATCCTTTTCCCGGAAGGAGGCCATATGGCAGCGTTTCTAAGTTGCCTTGAAACAG GCCTCCTGCCCCATGGCCAGTTAGATCCACCGCTATGGTCGCAACGGGGTATTGGCAGAATTTTCCCATGGCCGCATAAGTCCCGTCGCAGACCACTGCCATCGTTACTGGAGGCCGCCACTAGCGACGAACTACCGATCGACTACGTATTTCGGGTTGTCAACAAGAGCAATACTGAAGAGTTTT TGGCTACGCACTCGATCTTGGATATAGGAAGTACTTGTCCTCGCTACAGGGCACAACTCAGCAGTTGTTCGACCAACGAAAGTAGTGACTGTTCCAGCAAGAGCCTATCGATTGATGCCATGTCAATTGATAGTCCTAAC CCGGTTACAAATCAATCTACTAGCATTGCCCTGGTTTGCTCAACGATGAAAAGACAGATTATATCTAGGGCATTTTACGGTTGGCTCGCCTACTGCCGCCATCTGTCGACAGTTCGAACGCACCTGTCTGGATTGGTTAATGGACGAATAACGCCGGATA TCGGAGCTGAAGATGGTCTGACTCGCGCTCGCTGGGAGGAACTTCATGATGAGAAAGGCGTGGTAGCAGCCGATCAAGAGGTGTACAGACTGGTTTACTATGGAGGAGTTGAGCACGACATTCGGAAAGAGGTTTGGCCGTACTTATTGGGGCATTATACTTTTGGCAGTACACCAGAAGAACGGGCAGAATTGGATGAGAATACCAAACACTACTACGAGACTACAATGAGTGAATGGTTGGCCGTTGAAGCAATTGTGCGTCAGAGGGATAAGGAAAAAACGGCGGTGGCAGTTGCGAAACTCAGCTCCGGGAGTGGCAGTATGGAGAATAAAAGCAAGGATGGTGAAATGGAGGATGAGATGGAGAATGAGGTGTTTGAGGAGAATGGTTTCTCCGACATGTCCGAGCCGGAAGTGGATGACGAGGAAGAGAATTCTAAAGCAAAGCAGGCGAAGCCTTGCGATGAACCGGAGAAAGCCGACGTAGAACGTGGAGAAAAGCAAGGGTCGCCTAACCGGCTAGAGTTACCGCTGTCGGATCACAGCAAAGATATGGACAGCAATAAAAGCTCTCCCTCGGATTCGTCCTATGCCACAGTGGGTAACGATTTCGTAGACGTCGCCGACATGCTGCCAGTTGCTATGAATGTGGATGAAGGTTCAAATGAGACCGATACTGAAATAATCGCGAATGGACAAAATGGGCAGGAGGGTGATGAAGAGGATGAGGAGGAAGATGAGCAAGAATCGGTTCAATCTTCCGGTCATCCACGAGCTGTGATCGTGACTGATGCTTCCATAGATGTGAGTATGCTGAACGACGCTAGAGAGCAAAACAACAACATGTTGGAATCGCTACCGGAGGAAGGCGGCACTGCTGGAGTCCAGCTGGATGCATTGCAAGAGCCGAAGTCTACCTGTGTCTCGCCGGCTAGTTCGAATGGAGGAATTTATAGT AGCGAGTTATTGGAATCGTTTGGTCTTAATCTACACCGAATCGAAAAGGATGTGCAGAGATGCGATCGGAACTATTGGTATTTTGCTAATGAAAACTTGGATAAACTGCGAAATGTGATATGCAC GTACGTATGGGAGCATTTGGATGTCGGATATATGCAGGGGATGTGCGACCTGGTGGCACCGCTGTTGGTAATTTTTGACGACGAATCTTTGAGCTATGGTTGTTTCTGTCGGTTCATGGAACGAATGATTGAGAATTTTCCCAACGGTGGGGCGATGGATATGCATTTCGCCAATATGAG GTCACTGATTCAGATTCTGGACTCGGAAATGTACGACCTAATGCATGCACATGGGGATTACACACATTTCTACTTCTGCTATCGATGGTTCCTGTTGGACTTCAAACGCGAACTTATCTATGCAGATATTTTTTCCGTTTGGGAAACTATTTGGGCTGCAAAACATGTAGCTTCAGCCCACTTTGTGCTATTTTTGGCACTTGCCCTACTCGAAACCTATCGGGATATAATACTGTCTAACAGCATGGATTTCACTGACATAATTAAATTCTTCAACG AAATGGCCGAACGCCACAACACACCCGCCGTACTGAAACTGGCAAGGAATCTTGTGCTACAATTGCAAACGatcattgaaaataaataa
- the LOC129727332 gene encoding small G protein signaling modulator 2-like isoform X2, which produces MSLHTEKLIAAVKKEVKQVMEEAVTKKYIHEESGSVTSLCAAVEACLSQGLRRRALGLFKTSSTTALLHKVAKHCPEAALISKKVQEIENNDPNKRSSSSSDSTNKPPILKKGSSHSVSTTTPPSTQPVIKYLWIRLALYEKKLSRIIDHLVSNATRYYDRDSLVADPDYGSILSSLLVGPCALDYSRAKTADHFWTDPPADELVQRHRISSVNPASPAIRRPMLNFKRSLHTSSEEGSMSSFKSNSLVSASKDYVESLHQNSRATLLYGKNNVQVLPKDASEPMPGYLSLHQTIQSLTIKWTPNQLMNGYTESENIDKSSYWNYALNVNVDEIVYVHCHQARGGDTGGTIILVGQDGVQRPPILFPEGGHMAAFLSCLETGLLPHGQLDPPLWSQRGIGRIFPWPHKSRRRPLPSLLEAATSDELPIDYVFRVVNKSNTEEFLATHSILDIGSTCPRYRAQLSSCSTNESSDCSSKSLSIDAMSIDSPNPVTNQSTSIALVCSTMKRQIISRAFYGWLAYCRHLSTVRTHLSGLVNGRITPDIGAEDGLTRARWEELHDEKGVVAADQEVYRLVYYGGVEHDIRKEVWPYLLGHYTFGSTPEERAELDENTKHYYETTMSEWLAVEAIVRQRDKEKTAVAVAKLSSGSGSMENKSKDGEMEDEMENEVFEENGFSDMSEPEVDDEEENSKAKQAKPCDEPEKADVERGEKQGSPNRLELPLSDHSKDMDSNKSSPSDSSYATVGNDFVDVADMLPVAMNVDEGSNETDTEIIANGQNGQEGDEEDEEEDEQESVQSSGHPRAVIVTDASIDVSMLNDAREQNNNMLESLPEEGGTAGVQLDALQEPKSTCVSPASSNGGIYSSELLESFGLNLHRIEKDVQRCDRNYWYFANENLDKLRNVICTYVWEHLDVGYMQGMCDLVAPLLVIFDDESLSYGCFCRFMERMIENFPNGGAMDMHFANMRSLIQILDSEMYDLMHAHGDYTHFYFCYRWFLLDFKRELIYADIFSVWETIWAAKHVASAHFVLFLALALLETYRDIILSNSMDFTDIIKFFNEMAERHNTPAVLKLARNLVLQLQTIIENK; this is translated from the exons AGAAACTGATAGCCGCCGTCAAGAAAGAGGTCAAACAGGTCATGGAAGAAGCGGTCACCAAGAAGTACATTCACGAAGAGTCCGGTTCGGTGACATCGCTGTGTGCCGCGGTGGAAGCCTGCCTTAGCCAGGGACTGCGAAGACGGGCTCTGGGTCTTTTCAAAACCTCATCGACCACGGCATTGCTGCACAAGGTGGCCAAG CATTGTCCTGAAGCGGCACTCATAAGCAAGAAGGTgcaggaaatagaaaataacgaCCCTAACAAACGTTCATCATCCAGTAGCGATAGCACGAATAAACCACCAATTTTGAAAAAAGGTAGCAGCCATTCGGTGTCAACGACGACTCCTCCGTCAACGCAACCAGTTATAAA ATATTTGTGGATTCGGCTGGCATTGTATGAGAAAAAACTATCCCGAATAATTGACCATTTGGTGTCCAACGCAACCCGATATTACGATCGAGATTCACTTGTTGCGGATCCAGACTACGGGTCAATACTGAGCTCCCTGCTGGTTGGACCTTGCGCGCTGGATTATTCCCGTGCCAAAACTGCAGACCACTTTTGGACGGATCCACCCGCGGACGAACTG GTCCAGCGTCACAGAATTAGCTCTGTCAATCCAGCGTCACCGGCCATCCGGAGGCCAATGTTGAACTTCAAGCGAAGTCTTCATACCAGCTCGGAGGAGGGCAGTATGTCATCCTTCAAGTCCAATTCGTTGGTGTCCGCTTCAAAGGACTATGTAGAATCTTTGCATCAGAACTCCCGTGCTACTCTATTGTACGGGAAGAACAACGTTCAAGTACTGCCA AAAGATGCCAGCGAACCGATGCCCGGTTACCTGAGTTTGCATCAAACCATCCAATCGTTGACCATCAAGTGGACTCCGAATCAGTTGATGAACGGCTACACGGAATCGGAGAATATTGATAAGAGTTCTTACTGGAATTACGCACTGAATGTAAATGTCGACGAAATTGTGTACGTTCACTGTCACCAGGCCCGGGGCGGGGATACGGGTGGCACAATCATCTTGGTGGGACAAGATGGCGTACAACGACCACCGATCCTTTTCCCGGAAGGAGGCCATATGGCAGCGTTTCTAAGTTGCCTTGAAACAG GCCTCCTGCCCCATGGCCAGTTAGATCCACCGCTATGGTCGCAACGGGGTATTGGCAGAATTTTCCCATGGCCGCATAAGTCCCGTCGCAGACCACTGCCATCGTTACTGGAGGCCGCCACTAGCGACGAACTACCGATCGACTACGTATTTCGGGTTGTCAACAAGAGCAATACTGAAGAGTTTT TGGCTACGCACTCGATCTTGGATATAGGAAGTACTTGTCCTCGCTACAGGGCACAACTCAGCAGTTGTTCGACCAACGAAAGTAGTGACTGTTCCAGCAAGAGCCTATCGATTGATGCCATGTCAATTGATAGTCCTAAC CCGGTTACAAATCAATCTACTAGCATTGCCCTGGTTTGCTCAACGATGAAAAGACAGATTATATCTAGGGCATTTTACGGTTGGCTCGCCTACTGCCGCCATCTGTCGACAGTTCGAACGCACCTGTCTGGATTGGTTAATGGACGAATAACGCCGGATA TCGGAGCTGAAGATGGTCTGACTCGCGCTCGCTGGGAGGAACTTCATGATGAGAAAGGCGTGGTAGCAGCCGATCAAGAGGTGTACAGACTGGTTTACTATGGAGGAGTTGAGCACGACATTCGGAAAGAGGTTTGGCCGTACTTATTGGGGCATTATACTTTTGGCAGTACACCAGAAGAACGGGCAGAATTGGATGAGAATACCAAACACTACTACGAGACTACAATGAGTGAATGGTTGGCCGTTGAAGCAATTGTGCGTCAGAGGGATAAGGAAAAAACGGCGGTGGCAGTTGCGAAACTCAGCTCCGGGAGTGGCAGTATGGAGAATAAAAGCAAGGATGGTGAAATGGAGGATGAGATGGAGAATGAGGTGTTTGAGGAGAATGGTTTCTCCGACATGTCCGAGCCGGAAGTGGATGACGAGGAAGAGAATTCTAAAGCAAAGCAGGCGAAGCCTTGCGATGAACCGGAGAAAGCCGACGTAGAACGTGGAGAAAAGCAAGGGTCGCCTAACCGGCTAGAGTTACCGCTGTCGGATCACAGCAAAGATATGGACAGCAATAAAAGCTCTCCCTCGGATTCGTCCTATGCCACAGTGGGTAACGATTTCGTAGACGTCGCCGACATGCTGCCAGTTGCTATGAATGTGGATGAAGGTTCAAATGAGACCGATACTGAAATAATCGCGAATGGACAAAATGGGCAGGAGGGTGATGAAGAGGATGAGGAGGAAGATGAGCAAGAATCGGTTCAATCTTCCGGTCATCCACGAGCTGTGATCGTGACTGATGCTTCCATAGATGTGAGTATGCTGAACGACGCTAGAGAGCAAAACAACAACATGTTGGAATCGCTACCGGAGGAAGGCGGCACTGCTGGAGTCCAGCTGGATGCATTGCAAGAGCCGAAGTCTACCTGTGTCTCGCCGGCTAGTTCGAATGGAGGAATTTATAGT AGCGAGTTATTGGAATCGTTTGGTCTTAATCTACACCGAATCGAAAAGGATGTGCAGAGATGCGATCGGAACTATTGGTATTTTGCTAATGAAAACTTGGATAAACTGCGAAATGTGATATGCAC GTACGTATGGGAGCATTTGGATGTCGGATATATGCAGGGGATGTGCGACCTGGTGGCACCGCTGTTGGTAATTTTTGACGACGAATCTTTGAGCTATGGTTGTTTCTGTCGGTTCATGGAACGAATGATTGAGAATTTTCCCAACGGTGGGGCGATGGATATGCATTTCGCCAATATGAG GTCACTGATTCAGATTCTGGACTCGGAAATGTACGACCTAATGCATGCACATGGGGATTACACACATTTCTACTTCTGCTATCGATGGTTCCTGTTGGACTTCAAACGCGAACTTATCTATGCAGATATTTTTTCCGTTTGGGAAACTATTTGGGCTGCAAAACATGTAGCTTCAGCCCACTTTGTGCTATTTTTGGCACTTGCCCTACTCGAAACCTATCGGGATATAATACTGTCTAACAGCATGGATTTCACTGACATAATTAAATTCTTCAACG AAATGGCCGAACGCCACAACACACCCGCCGTACTGAAACTGGCAAGGAATCTTGTGCTACAATTGCAAACGatcattgaaaataaataa